One stretch of Rhodoferax lithotrophicus DNA includes these proteins:
- a CDS encoding cytochrome C, with protein sequence MEVLGKEGEKRVLLAVIPDKFGQSVHAKMECVACHTDIKDNAETANAHTKDPALKLAKVDCAGCHEKLWQEAQKSGTAKDKPKLELIVKNIQAYNKSFHARMSEDDKTKPNASCDGCHDTHSFNVPAKNTPAYDQWRLGIAETCGSKCHEDQLDSYSGSVHGKAVMEKQDVKAAVCTDCHTTHDITSSSVDPFKLAVTDKCGSCHKDNLKTYMGTYHGQISTLGYAYTAKCYDCHGSHKITKVSDPKSTVHPNNLLKTCQSCHSGKKQLALAPAGFATYQPHGHTGDFNKYPQIWIAWQIMLQLLVGTFAFFWLHTLLWFFREFKERKAHAGEKHIRLASVPEQYRGKHVRRFSPIWRIAHITFALSLMVLTLTGIPLFYPASPWASTLMAALGGPHTAGIIHRTNAVIFAGVFFWHLFYVAYRLAKNWSSFKIFGPESLVPNLQDGKDMIAMFKWFFGMGPRPKFDHWTYWEKFDYWAPFWGVTIIGVSGLIMWLPNFFGAFLPGWVFNVAAIFHAEEAFLAVVFLFTVHFFNNHFRPDKFPVEVVMFTGTFSVEEFKHDHAMEYERLVASGELEKLLVDAPSPTKLALSKALGFVLIACGLTLLTLVGIGFFTQI encoded by the coding sequence TTGGAAGTTCTCGGAAAAGAAGGTGAAAAGCGAGTACTGCTTGCCGTGATCCCTGACAAGTTTGGTCAAAGCGTACATGCCAAGATGGAATGTGTGGCTTGCCACACGGACATCAAGGACAACGCCGAAACAGCGAACGCGCATACCAAAGACCCTGCTCTCAAACTGGCCAAGGTTGACTGCGCAGGTTGTCATGAAAAGCTCTGGCAAGAGGCTCAGAAATCAGGCACAGCCAAAGACAAGCCCAAACTTGAATTGATTGTCAAAAATATTCAAGCTTACAACAAGTCTTTCCATGCCCGCATGAGCGAAGACGACAAGACCAAACCTAACGCCTCTTGCGACGGGTGCCACGATACCCACAGCTTCAATGTTCCTGCCAAAAATACGCCTGCCTATGATCAATGGCGCTTGGGTATTGCTGAAACTTGTGGCTCCAAATGTCATGAAGACCAGTTGGACAGCTACTCAGGTTCTGTGCACGGCAAAGCCGTGATGGAAAAGCAAGATGTCAAAGCCGCTGTGTGTACCGACTGTCATACGACACACGACATTACCAGTTCAAGCGTTGATCCCTTCAAACTGGCGGTAACGGATAAATGTGGTTCTTGCCACAAGGACAACCTGAAAACCTACATGGGCACCTACCACGGGCAAATCAGTACGCTAGGGTATGCCTATACCGCCAAGTGCTATGACTGTCACGGTAGCCACAAGATTACCAAGGTGAGCGATCCGAAATCCACTGTGCACCCCAACAATTTGCTCAAGACCTGCCAGTCTTGCCACAGTGGCAAGAAACAACTTGCATTGGCACCTGCAGGATTTGCCACTTACCAGCCTCATGGTCATACGGGCGATTTCAACAAATACCCGCAAATCTGGATCGCCTGGCAAATCATGCTGCAGTTGCTGGTAGGCACCTTTGCCTTTTTCTGGTTGCACACGCTGCTGTGGTTCTTCCGCGAATTCAAAGAGCGCAAAGCCCACGCCGGTGAGAAGCACATCAGACTGGCTAGCGTACCCGAACAGTACCGGGGTAAACATGTTCGCCGCTTCAGCCCGATCTGGCGGATTGCCCATATCACCTTCGCACTGAGTTTGATGGTGCTGACTTTGACTGGTATCCCGCTGTTCTACCCAGCGTCGCCTTGGGCTTCGACTCTGATGGCTGCACTGGGTGGGCCACACACAGCAGGCATCATTCACCGTACCAATGCAGTGATCTTTGCTGGGGTGTTCTTCTGGCATCTGTTCTATGTGGCCTACCGGCTTGCCAAGAATTGGAGCAGCTTCAAGATCTTTGGTCCCGAGTCGCTGGTGCCTAACTTGCAAGACGGCAAAGACATGATTGCCATGTTCAAGTGGTTCTTTGGGATGGGTCCGCGTCCCAAGTTTGACCATTGGACGTATTGGGAGAAGTTTGATTACTGGGCTCCGTTCTGGGGGGTAACCATTATTGGGGTGAGTGGCCTGATCATGTGGCTGCCCAACTTCTTTGGTGCGTTCCTGCCGGGTTGGGTGTTTAACGTGGCAGCCATTTTCCATGCGGAGGAGGCTTTCTTGGCGGTAGTGTTCCTGTTCACCGTGCACTTCTTTAACAACCATTTCCGCCCAGACAAGTTCCCGGTGGAGGTGGTGATGTTCACCGGCACATTCTCGGTGGAAGAGTTCAAGCATGACCACGCCATGGAGTATGAACGGCTGGTGGCCAGTGGTGAGTTGGAGAAGCTTTTGGTGGATGCCCCGTCGCCTACAAAATTGGCGCTGTCTAAGGCTTTGGGTTTTGTGCTGATTGCCTGTGGCTTGACACTGTTGACTCTGGTGGGAATTGGTTTCTTCACACAGATTTGA